Genomic window (Alteromonas pelagimontana):
TTTCCACAAATGACAAACAAAATGACCGCTTCGCTTGCGCAAAAGGAAAGTCATAAAGGCGAAAACGTAGCGGACACTACGGGGGCGTTATTTAGTCCCATGCAAGAAGGTCGCGGCGTCGACGGCGACCTTCGAGAAAGAATGGAAAAAGAAGATGAACAGGAACGTTAAACAACTGCTAAAACGTTAACGGTAGCCCTGCGGCAGCGGCAATATATGCAGGGCTTCTCGCTTTTTTTCTGCAACAAAGTAAAGATAACCTTAACTAAATCCAGCGCATGAACTGGAAGTATACGGAATATGTAAAAGCATATTGTGGTTTAATTTTTGGTTGCAACGCAGAAAACATTTTTTGCTCTAGAAGACGTGTAATAGCGGGTTTTCTATGGTGAAGAAAGTAGGTACAACACGTCCCTTTACCCTACCATTATTAGTGAAGATTATCTTTCAGGATTCCCAGGCTTTTTCTGCTGGTCTTGTCTCTGACGAGAATAATCTTGCTGCTGCTCTTTATCCTGGTTTTTCTTTTGTTGATCAGATTGAGTACCCATGTGTCCTCCAAAAATTAAAAATTAACAACTGTTTTACAGCTCTTTAACTATAGTTCATATGAGAGAAAATAGTGCAAGATATGGAAAGAATTAATTCATATTTTTTTATCTGATGATACTGCGACCAAATGAACCCAAATTTAATACATTGCGCAGAAAAGTCTTGCTTCCGTTAGGTTTTCTCTAATTTACGGCAATGAAGCTGGACTTATAACTCTCCTTGCTCACGCCATTGCTTTACTTGCTCTTCAGCCGCTCGAGATTTATCTTCCGATAAACCGGTGTCTTTAGCCATATAGAGGGTCTGAGAAGGAAACGCAAACCCTGTACCGCTGGCATTGACCGCATCAGCAATATTAAGATTGATGCGTTCCTGAAGCTCAAGAAACTCGTTGTAATCGTTCGCGAGGATATAAGCAAACAGTTCAACGTTTAAAGAACTGCTTCCATAACCGATAAAACGCACCCTTGCCGGGTCTGGGTCAACCCGCGGATTTTCACGAAAAATATTTCTAATTTCCCGTAAAAGATACTGCAGTTGATCAGGGGTGGTTTCGTAACGAAATCCTAGCACGGCGCGTAACAGAAACTTATCCCGATGAGCGTAGTTTTCTATTTTCTGGGCAGAAAAATCGCCGTTGGGAATGACTACCAAGGTACGGTCAAGGGTGCGGATGCGGGTGGATCGCATGCCTATCTGTTCCACCGTACCCACTGTGTCGCCGACCTTGCAAAAATCCCCAACACGTACGGGCTGATCAAAAATTAATGTTAAACTTCCCACCAGATTCTCAACCGTTTTTTGCGCTCCCAACGCCACCGCTAAACCCCCAATTCCTAATGCAGCCAAACCGGTCGTTACATCAAACCCCGCCATGTCGAGAGTGGCGATGATGGCAATAGCCACCAAAATGAATTTAACGCTGCGGCGAAAAAACAACACCGCTGAAAGTGCGCCAAACCTCGCACGACTTACCATTTTTTTCTCGGCCACGCCTGCTACCACGTCTACAAGCTGCCAGATCAGCAGTAGTAATGCCAAAGACGCCATGATTACCACGAGTTCGCTGAAATACTGACGTACAACAATAGAAATTTCTAGCTTCTCAGCGGCGGCAACAAACAGAAGAACTGCGCCATAGAGCCGGGTAGGGGCAGAGAATGCTTTAACCAAGCCTGCCGGATAACTCGGGTATTTGCGACTGATGATTTTTCGGGCAAGAAACAGTAAAGAAGAAGTCGCTAACCGACTAATAAGATAAGCGCTTAAAGCAAGTAGAACCATTGCTATCCAGTGGCCAATGGGGACGCCGTTCCAGTTACGCTCTACCAGCACTGAGGGTAATAAATGATTTATGGTAAGCTCAATGTCCTCAATTTTCTTCGGTAGAAGGTTGAGAGTCTGAGAGGAAATACGCCAGATTACAAACGGCTCTGCCTGTGTTTGCTCAAGTAGTAGTGGCAATGTCTTTCCCGCATGGGAAATGGTGCCTATTTGCTCCATGGTGGGCGCTAAGCCATCTTCTCCCTTTCCAGTTATTTCGTCACTCATTACTGCCGTAGGCTCCACACTGCCGCCTGCATCAAGCATTATTCTTAAAGCTTGAGCCAGGGCCGCGCCGGTAGTCGCCCGTTGATTTGGAGGCAGGTTCGAAAGATCAAGATATTCAGCAGCTTTAATGTAATCTTCGTCTGCAATTGCACTGATATAGCCGGTAAACGCTCCTCGTGGTGTGCTTCGCTCCAGAGGATCCTTCACCGCACTTTCTGCCTCCGCAGCAGATTCTTCTGATGGCGTTGTGTTGGTGGGCAAACCAAGCTGTGCAAAAGTGGGGCAGGCGACAGCGAGCGAGATTGCAGTGACTAATAACCGTAGAACGTATAGCATGACTGTTTAATGTCCTTAAACCTGTTGAAGCCCGATTGGAATAGTCTGCGCGAAGAATCTTGCGAATCGGTAACGTTCCTCCAACTTTCTGCGGCGCACAGGGTGCTGGAAAAGCAATCCACCGTCTGCGTCGAAAGCTTTCAGTTTTTATATCTATCTCTATTTAGTCAATATCAGCAGCAAAAGTTCATTGCTTTTGAAAGGCGGACGGGCTCGAACATCTGGTAAGAGCATGATTAAGCGACATTCCCTGTACAATAATTTATCGTCCGAAAGGCAGTACAGGCATGTTGACTCCCTTCGGGCGCGGCTTATTCAGTTTTTGAGCTGCGCCAATTGCGTTCGATTTAGCCCCACCAAACCTTCGAATTTGGCTTGTCAAAAAGTTGAAAAATTCTCGCGCTGAGTGAGCACACATCAAGGCGGATTAGCATTACCCTGGCTCGAATATCGCCTCGTTATTAGGGGATGGATGGCAATTGAAGAATAAATGAATAACGGGAAGGGATTCTAATAAACGCGCTGTTATCAATATCGTTCATGTAATTTGGAAGGATTTTTAGCAGCGCAGATTTTTATATGTACCCATAGTTGTCGAAACACCTGGGTACATTTCTGTTGACTTAAAAATGTATATATTGTTGCTAACGAAAAGGGTAGTTAGTCATCACTATAAGCATTGCGTATCCGCTCTAAACGTTCCTCTTCTTCTGCAAAGGCGGCTTTAATTTCTTCTAGAACGTTGTCTACGTCTGCCTCGCTCTCGTCAAATTCAAAATGACCCGTGAGGATAGAATCAGGCGTGAGTTCACCGGCTTCAAACAGCGCCCACATTTCTTCCGCGTAGTGAGTG
Coding sequences:
- a CDS encoding mechanosensitive ion channel family protein, producing the protein MLYVLRLLVTAISLAVACPTFAQLGLPTNTTPSEESAAEAESAVKDPLERSTPRGAFTGYISAIADEDYIKAAEYLDLSNLPPNQRATTGAALAQALRIMLDAGGSVEPTAVMSDEITGKGEDGLAPTMEQIGTISHAGKTLPLLLEQTQAEPFVIWRISSQTLNLLPKKIEDIELTINHLLPSVLVERNWNGVPIGHWIAMVLLALSAYLISRLATSSLLFLARKIISRKYPSYPAGLVKAFSAPTRLYGAVLLFVAAAEKLEISIVVRQYFSELVVIMASLALLLLIWQLVDVVAGVAEKKMVSRARFGALSAVLFFRRSVKFILVAIAIIATLDMAGFDVTTGLAALGIGGLAVALGAQKTVENLVGSLTLIFDQPVRVGDFCKVGDTVGTVEQIGMRSTRIRTLDRTLVVIPNGDFSAQKIENYAHRDKFLLRAVLGFRYETTPDQLQYLLREIRNIFRENPRVDPDPARVRFIGYGSSSLNVELFAYILANDYNEFLELQERINLNIADAVNASGTGFAFPSQTLYMAKDTGLSEDKSRAAEEQVKQWREQGEL